From Saccharothrix espanaensis DSM 44229, the proteins below share one genomic window:
- a CDS encoding thiamine pyrophosphate-requiring protein, translated as MSETVGDYVLARLRDWGVEQVFAYPGDGINGIVAAFGKADDNPRFVQSRHEEMSAFEAVGYAKFSGKVGVCLATSGPGAIHLLNGLYDAKLDHVPVVAIVGQTARSAMGGSYQQEVDLQALFKDVASAYLVEVNVAEQLPNALDRAIRAAEAERAPTAIIIPSDLQEEEYTPPKHAFKQVPSSPPSRVKSVLVPDQDEIARAAEVLDAGEKVAILIGQGARSAAEEVVQVAELTGAGVAKALLGKDVLSDELPFVTGSIGLLGTRPSYELMRDCDTLLIVGSNFPYSQFLPPYGQARAVQIDIDGKLIGMRYPTEVNLVGDAGATLRALLPLVRRKADRTWREKIEGDVRDWWETMDRQAALDAKPVNPMRIVSELSARAPHDAIFTADSGSAANWYARHLRMRGDMRGSLSGTLATMGPGVPYAIGAKFAHPDRPVIALVGDGAMQMNGMAELITIARYRELWSDQRLVVCVLHNNDLNQVTWELRAMGGAPKFEQSQTLPDVDYAGFARSLGLAAITVDAPDQLGPAWDRALTASVPTVLDVHCDPEVPPIPPHATFDQFKSVTEAILKGDPAAWHLMAQGIRTKAQELLPGKR; from the coding sequence ATGTCCGAGACGGTCGGCGACTACGTGCTCGCCAGGCTGCGTGACTGGGGCGTCGAGCAGGTGTTCGCCTATCCCGGCGACGGCATCAACGGGATCGTGGCCGCGTTCGGCAAAGCGGACGACAACCCGCGGTTCGTGCAGTCCCGGCACGAGGAGATGTCCGCGTTCGAGGCGGTCGGCTACGCCAAGTTCAGCGGCAAGGTCGGGGTGTGCCTGGCCACCTCGGGTCCGGGCGCGATCCACCTGCTCAACGGCCTGTACGACGCCAAGCTCGACCACGTTCCCGTGGTGGCGATCGTGGGGCAGACCGCGCGCAGCGCGATGGGTGGCAGCTACCAGCAGGAGGTCGACCTGCAAGCGCTGTTCAAGGACGTGGCCAGCGCCTACCTCGTGGAGGTGAACGTCGCCGAGCAGCTGCCCAACGCGCTGGACCGGGCGATCCGCGCCGCCGAGGCCGAACGCGCCCCGACCGCGATCATCATCCCCAGCGACCTTCAGGAAGAGGAGTACACGCCGCCGAAGCACGCGTTCAAGCAGGTGCCGTCGAGCCCGCCGAGCCGGGTGAAGTCGGTGCTGGTCCCGGACCAGGACGAGATCGCGCGCGCCGCCGAGGTGCTCGACGCGGGCGAGAAGGTGGCGATCCTGATCGGCCAGGGCGCGCGTTCGGCCGCCGAGGAGGTCGTCCAGGTCGCGGAGCTGACCGGCGCGGGCGTGGCCAAGGCGCTGCTGGGCAAGGACGTGCTGTCCGACGAACTGCCGTTCGTCACCGGGTCGATCGGGTTGCTGGGCACCCGTCCGAGCTACGAGCTGATGCGCGACTGCGACACGTTGCTCATCGTGGGCTCGAACTTCCCCTACAGCCAGTTCCTGCCGCCGTACGGGCAGGCCCGCGCGGTGCAGATCGACATCGACGGCAAGTTGATCGGCATGCGCTACCCGACCGAGGTCAACCTCGTGGGCGACGCCGGGGCGACGTTGCGGGCGCTGCTGCCCCTGGTGCGCCGCAAGGCGGACCGGACGTGGCGGGAGAAGATCGAGGGCGACGTCCGCGACTGGTGGGAGACCATGGACCGGCAGGCCGCGCTGGACGCCAAGCCGGTCAACCCGATGCGGATCGTGTCGGAGCTGTCCGCCAGGGCCCCGCACGACGCGATCTTCACCGCGGACTCGGGTTCGGCCGCCAACTGGTACGCCCGGCACCTGCGGATGCGCGGGGACATGCGCGGTTCGCTGTCGGGCACGCTGGCGACGATGGGTCCGGGCGTGCCGTACGCGATCGGGGCCAAGTTCGCCCACCCCGACCGGCCGGTCATCGCCCTGGTGGGTGACGGCGCGATGCAGATGAACGGCATGGCCGAGCTGATCACCATCGCCCGCTACCGGGAGCTGTGGTCCGACCAGCGGCTGGTGGTGTGCGTGCTGCACAACAACGACCTCAACCAGGTCACGTGGGAGCTGCGGGCGATGGGTGGCGCGCCGAAGTTCGAGCAGTCGCAGACCCTGCCGGACGTGGACTACGCGGGTTTCGCCCGCTCGCTCGGCTTGGCCGCGATCACCGTCGACGCCCCGGACCAGCTCGGCCCCGCGTGGGACCGGGCGCTGACCGCGAGCGTGCCGACCGTGCTGGACGTCCACTGCGACCCGGAGGTGCCCCCGATCCCGCCACACGCCACGTTCGACCAGTTCAAGTCGGTCACCGAAGCGATCCTCAAGGGCGACCCGGCGGCGTGGCATCTGATGGCGCAGGGCATCCGCACCAAGGCGCAGGAACTGCTGCCGGGCAAGCGCTGA
- a CDS encoding GAF and ANTAR domain-containing protein, protein MTVLRAVVGACAAVLGADAVGVLVVDPRGGVEVAAASDERARFVELLQAQLRQGPCLDGIAEDAVVAVGDLDGARGRWPEFAEAALREGYRAVYAFPMRLLGRAVGGVNLLYTVPTRLSERVVRRGQGLADLAVLGLSQERGPRRVERLAERTVAALHDRAGVSQAVGVLLAVSSGGPEDARAVLERYSVRTGVPVSEVARALTDGSLDPHAVVERVG, encoded by the coding sequence TTGACGGTCCTGCGTGCGGTGGTGGGGGCGTGTGCGGCCGTGTTGGGGGCGGACGCGGTCGGGGTGCTGGTGGTGGATCCGCGTGGTGGTGTGGAGGTCGCGGCGGCGTCGGACGAGCGGGCCCGGTTCGTGGAGTTGTTGCAGGCCCAGTTGCGTCAGGGTCCGTGTCTGGACGGTATCGCCGAGGACGCGGTGGTCGCGGTGGGGGATCTGGACGGGGCGCGGGGGCGGTGGCCGGAGTTCGCGGAGGCTGCTCTGCGGGAGGGTTACCGGGCGGTCTACGCGTTTCCGATGCGGTTGTTGGGTCGGGCGGTGGGTGGGGTGAATCTGCTCTACACGGTGCCGACGAGGTTGTCGGAGCGGGTGGTGCGGCGGGGTCAGGGGTTGGCGGATCTGGCGGTGTTGGGGTTGAGCCAGGAGCGTGGGCCGCGTCGGGTGGAGCGGTTGGCGGAGCGGACGGTGGCGGCGTTGCACGACCGGGCGGGGGTGAGTCAGGCGGTGGGGGTGCTGCTGGCGGTGTCGTCGGGCGGGCCGGAGGACGCGCGGGCGGTTCTGGAGCGTTACAGCGTGCGGACGGGTGTGCCGGTGTCGGAGGTGGCGCGGGCGTTGACCGACGGTTCGCTGGACCCGCACGCGGTGGTCGAACGGGTCGGGTAA
- a CDS encoding GAF and ANTAR domain-containing protein yields the protein MDGRRHEELWRLVTTYAQDHPPASGWVSAVCAVALGRIDVDAAAITVRAAGRTQQLAAASDAWAASLEELQYTVGEGPGMSAFRDGEAVLVGDLNTEAGRWPGFVHEAATADVRAAFAFPLRVGAIQVGTFALYRHRAGPLDAEGFGDAVALADLATTALLTDSKDEKPVASWAREDVSSFYDDVNMAIGMLATLLQINLEDALLRLRAYAYSNQLPLTEVARQVLSRELRLDSAAE from the coding sequence GTGGATGGTCGGCGCCACGAGGAGCTGTGGCGGCTGGTCACCACCTACGCCCAGGATCATCCGCCGGCTTCGGGTTGGGTGAGCGCGGTGTGCGCGGTGGCCTTGGGGCGGATCGACGTGGACGCCGCTGCGATCACGGTGCGCGCGGCGGGGCGGACGCAGCAGTTGGCGGCAGCCAGTGACGCGTGGGCGGCGTCGTTGGAGGAGTTGCAGTACACGGTGGGCGAGGGCCCGGGGATGTCGGCGTTCCGCGACGGAGAAGCGGTGCTGGTCGGTGATCTGAACACCGAGGCCGGACGCTGGCCCGGCTTCGTGCACGAGGCCGCGACCGCCGACGTTCGTGCCGCGTTCGCGTTCCCGTTGCGGGTCGGCGCGATCCAAGTGGGGACCTTCGCCCTCTACCGGCATCGCGCCGGTCCGTTGGATGCGGAGGGGTTCGGTGACGCGGTCGCGCTCGCCGACTTGGCGACGACCGCGTTGTTGACCGACAGCAAGGACGAGAAGCCGGTCGCGTCGTGGGCCCGCGAGGACGTGTCGTCGTTCTATGACGACGTGAACATGGCGATCGGGATGCTGGCGACGTTGTTGCAGATCAACCTGGAGGACGCGTTGCTGCGGCTGCGTGCGTACGCCTACAGCAACCAGCTCCCGTTGACTGAGGTGGCGCGGCAGGTGCTCAGCCGGGAACTGCGGCTGGACTCGGCCGCGGAGTGA
- the crtI gene encoding phytoene desaturase family protein — protein sequence MTRRASPRPVVVVGAGLAGLSAALHLRGDGHEVVVVEQAAHCGGLMGRLDVDGHRVDTGPTVLTMPELVDEALAAVGDRLADRVELLPLDPAYRAVFADGSAIDVHTDAAAMEHAVREFAGGADADGYRRLRAWLTRLYEVQRDRFIAANFDSPLDLVGRDLAALAGLGGFGNLTGAVSRFLRDPRLQRVFTFQALYAGVAPQDALAAYAVIAYMDTVAGVWFPRGGMRQVPAAMEAAAVAAGIEVRRDTEALALERTGDRVTAVLVGGDRIPCGAVVLATGPGQTTRLLRGRPRRTLRWSPSAVVVHLSARRVVDGLAHHTISFGDAWETTFDEIISRGRLMSDPSLLLTTPTRTDPSLAPPGRDLHYLLAPCPNLDRNPLRWDLRGSGYADDLVDTLVRRGLIASADDVTRIALSTPDDWAAGGQAAGTPFSAAHTFGQTGPFRPRNLPFRRGNVVLAGSGTTPGVGIPPVLISGRLAARRLRTPAD from the coding sequence GTGACGAGGCGGGCATCGCCCCGCCCGGTCGTCGTGGTCGGGGCGGGGCTCGCCGGGCTCTCCGCCGCGCTGCACCTGCGCGGCGACGGGCACGAGGTGGTCGTCGTGGAGCAGGCCGCCCACTGCGGCGGCCTGATGGGCAGGCTGGACGTCGACGGGCACCGCGTCGACACCGGGCCGACCGTGCTGACGATGCCCGAACTGGTGGACGAGGCGCTCGCGGCCGTCGGGGACCGCCTGGCCGACCGGGTGGAGCTGCTGCCGCTGGACCCCGCCTACCGCGCGGTCTTCGCGGACGGGAGCGCGATCGACGTGCACACCGACGCCGCCGCGATGGAGCACGCCGTGCGCGAGTTCGCCGGCGGTGCCGACGCGGACGGGTACCGCCGGCTGCGGGCGTGGCTGACCCGGCTGTACGAGGTGCAGCGGGACCGGTTCATCGCGGCCAACTTCGACTCGCCGCTCGACCTGGTCGGCCGGGACCTCGCCGCGCTGGCCGGGCTGGGCGGGTTCGGCAACCTGACCGGCGCGGTGAGCCGCTTCCTGCGAGATCCGCGCCTGCAACGGGTGTTCACCTTCCAGGCGCTCTACGCGGGGGTCGCGCCCCAGGACGCCTTGGCCGCGTACGCCGTCATCGCCTACATGGACACCGTCGCGGGGGTGTGGTTCCCGCGCGGCGGGATGCGGCAGGTGCCCGCCGCGATGGAGGCCGCGGCGGTCGCCGCCGGGATCGAGGTGCGCCGCGACACCGAGGCGCTGGCGCTGGAGCGGACCGGCGACCGGGTCACCGCGGTCCTGGTCGGCGGCGACCGCATCCCGTGCGGCGCGGTCGTGCTGGCCACCGGACCCGGGCAGACCACCCGGCTGCTGCGCGGCCGACCCCGGCGCACCCTCCGGTGGTCGCCCTCGGCGGTGGTCGTGCACTTGAGCGCGCGGCGCGTGGTGGACGGCCTCGCGCACCACACCATCTCGTTCGGCGACGCCTGGGAGACCACCTTCGACGAGATCATCTCCCGCGGTCGGCTGATGTCGGACCCGTCGTTGCTGCTCACCACCCCGACCCGCACCGACCCGTCGCTGGCCCCGCCCGGTCGGGACCTGCACTACCTGCTGGCGCCGTGCCCGAACCTCGACCGCAACCCGCTGCGCTGGGACCTGCGTGGTTCCGGCTACGCGGACGACCTGGTGGACACCCTGGTGCGACGCGGGCTGATCGCCTCCGCCGACGACGTCACCAGGATCGCCTTGAGCACCCCCGACGACTGGGCCGCCGGCGGACAGGCCGCGGGCACCCCGTTCTCGGCCGCCCACACCTTCGGCCAAACCGGCCCGTTCCGCCCGCGCAACCTCCCGTTCCGACGCGGCAACGTGGTGCTCGCGGGCAGCGGCACGACACCGGGCGTCGGTATCCCGCCCGTGCTGATCTCCGGCAGGTTGGCGGCCCGACGCCTGCGCACCCCCGCCGACTGA
- a CDS encoding polyprenyl synthetase family protein: MSLTAVGPTVDDDLPRRLGEELEGYLALRRDGGLAPELGDALADLALGGGKRLRPTFAWWGWRAAGGAAGGPEADALVRALVALELLQCCALIHDDVMDRSATRRGRPTAHRVFAARHRRERWAGDATHYGDCAAILVGDLALAWADDALVRAGLPGSALTRAWEPWQAMRTEMMAGQHLDLLGGATRSESVAAGLRVARLKTAAYTVERPLHLGAAVADAPAAVIDALRAYGRDIGVAFQLRDDLLGSFGDARVTGKPVGEDLREGKRTPLMATALGLARTAGRADAVRALRDCLEGGATDHELAHVRALLHDLGAVAVIEERITALTTSGLRALDAAALVPAARDRLVALAEQATARTR; encoded by the coding sequence ATGTCGCTGACCGCTGTCGGGCCGACCGTGGACGACGACCTCCCCCGTCGTCTGGGGGAGGAGCTGGAGGGCTACCTGGCACTGCGCCGCGACGGCGGGCTCGCGCCGGAACTGGGCGACGCGCTCGCCGATCTGGCGCTCGGCGGCGGCAAGCGGCTCCGCCCCACCTTCGCCTGGTGGGGGTGGCGCGCCGCGGGAGGCGCGGCCGGCGGACCGGAAGCCGACGCCCTGGTGCGCGCCCTGGTCGCCCTGGAGCTGCTCCAGTGCTGCGCGCTCATCCACGACGACGTCATGGACCGCTCGGCCACGCGGCGCGGCCGTCCCACGGCGCACCGGGTGTTCGCCGCGCGGCACCGCCGTGAGCGCTGGGCCGGTGACGCCACCCACTACGGCGACTGCGCCGCGATCCTGGTCGGGGACCTGGCTCTGGCGTGGGCGGACGACGCCCTGGTCCGCGCCGGGCTGCCCGGCTCGGCGCTGACCCGCGCGTGGGAGCCGTGGCAGGCGATGCGGACGGAGATGATGGCGGGCCAGCACCTCGACCTGCTCGGCGGTGCGACCCGGTCGGAATCGGTCGCGGCCGGTCTGCGGGTCGCCCGGCTCAAGACCGCCGCGTACACCGTCGAACGCCCGCTGCACCTCGGCGCGGCCGTCGCCGACGCGCCGGCGGCCGTGATCGACGCACTGCGGGCCTACGGTCGTGACATCGGCGTGGCGTTCCAACTCCGCGACGACCTGCTGGGCTCGTTCGGCGACGCGCGCGTGACCGGCAAGCCGGTGGGCGAGGACCTGCGGGAGGGCAAGCGGACCCCGCTGATGGCGACCGCGCTCGGCCTGGCCCGCACCGCCGGCCGGGCGGACGCCGTGCGCGCGCTGCGCGACTGCCTGGAAGGCGGGGCCACCGACCACGAGCTGGCCCACGTGCGGGCGCTGCTGCACGACCTGGGCGCGGTGGCCGTGATCGAGGAGCGGATAACCGCGCTGACCACGTCCGGGCTGCGCGCGCTCGACGCCGCCGCCCTCGTCCCGGCCGCCCGTGACCGCCTGGTCGCGTTGGCGGAGCAGGCCACGGCGAGGACGCGGTGA
- a CDS encoding RICIN domain-containing protein produces the protein MAEDTPPGSTDAPDPRTATDIAMFVELLRRLRTRAGNPGYKKTLERATRDEHGIPRISGSTLHRVLEGHQDLARMRDPDVFVRELVTALGANPRPWSEALDRLLHPATPEPPVEPATDTTPVRRTRRGLLAVTAAVLLVAAGVVVWSTAGPHEPPAAPPTGPVRLSISLAADPALSLAVDPTADPSVTHTILADDAAGTGWEMVAPYHAGPRSWQLRASGRLLSCLEVLGAGYAEGTLVQQYGCNGRPHQHWTPEPQEDGTLRWINFHSEQCLTAAGTRPRAGTELVQRECDPARAALQQWRVTTIDTPLPPTVPNSVVPGRPGPGPTDYPGGGKDHPCHGVGPALDPRATAWAAQPSPVGGQDPGGGRVSMGPDTAGAVELMHATRTTDTGDHTFYWAEGWIAFSPHLFTMSLQWTTAPGSGDWHTCTVPFTTEHGAHGRPATTALPRSPDGTGHLAFRTCITYTPELEPREPMINCSGRH, from the coding sequence TTGGCCGAGGACACCCCGCCCGGGAGCACCGACGCGCCCGACCCGCGCACGGCGACCGACATCGCGATGTTCGTGGAACTGCTGCGGCGGCTTCGCACGCGGGCGGGCAACCCCGGCTACAAGAAGACCCTGGAGCGGGCGACCCGGGACGAGCACGGCATCCCCAGGATCAGCGGGTCGACCCTCCACCGGGTGCTGGAAGGTCACCAGGACCTGGCCCGGATGCGCGATCCGGACGTTTTCGTCCGCGAGCTGGTAACCGCGCTCGGCGCGAACCCGCGACCGTGGTCGGAGGCGCTCGACCGGCTGCTGCACCCGGCGACGCCGGAACCCCCGGTCGAGCCCGCGACCGACACCACACCGGTCAGGCGGACCCGGCGCGGACTCCTGGCCGTGACCGCGGCGGTGCTGCTGGTGGCGGCCGGGGTCGTGGTCTGGTCGACCGCCGGGCCGCACGAACCGCCGGCCGCGCCCCCGACCGGCCCCGTCCGGCTGTCGATCAGCCTCGCCGCCGATCCCGCGCTGAGCCTGGCCGTCGACCCGACGGCCGACCCCTCGGTCACCCACACGATCCTGGCCGACGACGCCGCCGGCACCGGCTGGGAGATGGTCGCCCCGTACCACGCCGGGCCCCGGTCCTGGCAGCTGCGGGCCTCGGGGCGGCTGCTGTCGTGCCTGGAAGTACTGGGAGCCGGTTACGCGGAGGGCACGCTGGTCCAGCAGTACGGCTGCAACGGCAGACCGCACCAGCACTGGACGCCCGAACCACAGGAGGACGGCACCCTGCGGTGGATCAACTTCCACTCCGAGCAGTGCCTCACCGCCGCCGGCACCCGACCGCGCGCCGGAACCGAACTGGTGCAGCGCGAGTGCGACCCGGCGCGCGCAGCGCTCCAGCAGTGGCGCGTGACCACGATCGACACCCCGCTCCCGCCCACCGTGCCGAACAGCGTCGTCCCGGGCCGCCCGGGTCCGGGGCCGACGGACTACCCGGGTGGCGGCAAGGACCACCCCTGCCACGGCGTCGGCCCGGCACTCGACCCGAGGGCCACCGCCTGGGCCGCGCAACCCTCCCCGGTCGGTGGGCAAGACCCCGGCGGGGGCCGGGTGTCGATGGGCCCGGACACGGCCGGCGCGGTCGAGCTGATGCACGCCACCAGGACCACCGACACCGGCGACCACACCTTCTACTGGGCCGAGGGCTGGATCGCGTTCAGCCCGCACCTGTTCACCATGTCGTTGCAGTGGACCACCGCACCCGGCTCCGGCGACTGGCACACCTGCACCGTCCCGTTCACCACCGAGCACGGTGCGCACGGGCGGCCCGCCACCACCGCCCTGCCCCGCTCCCCCGACGGCACCGGACACCTGGCCTTCCGGACCTGCATCACCTACACCCCCGAACTGGAACCCCGGGAACCGATGATCAACTGCTCCGGCCGCCACTGA
- a CDS encoding glycosyltransferase has protein sequence MRIAMVTSVESDIPVVDLSSALSGEGHEVVVHSARIAADDKGPGQRLQSFVTTLREQWSDSSPEVVHTHSWTAGLAALFAARPLGIPVVHTFHDAGRGPVERVNVERAVCRSAVRVVATSGDELPALLRLGVERSKVSVVPYGVDRRRFAPEGPSALRGSTHRIVTAAPDGLPHELVTALRALPEAELLVLDGTPAVDDLAEELGVADRVVRLAAADDDLPALFRSADIVVCGPWCERPSVLAMQAMACGVAVVSTMTTEGMADVVVNHVTGMIPSQRGTGGLSRLLNGLLVDTARREAYAIAGTDRVSARYGIERVAGGIAEVYASAVHCGLDRAGS, from the coding sequence ATGCGGATCGCGATGGTCACCTCGGTCGAATCGGACATTCCCGTTGTCGATTTGTCCAGTGCGCTTTCGGGTGAAGGTCATGAGGTCGTAGTGCACAGCGCGCGGATCGCGGCCGACGACAAGGGCCCGGGGCAGCGGTTGCAGTCTTTCGTCACGACCTTGCGGGAACAGTGGTCGGACAGTTCCCCGGAGGTCGTGCACACCCACAGCTGGACCGCCGGTCTGGCGGCGTTGTTCGCCGCGCGGCCGCTGGGCATCCCGGTCGTGCACACCTTCCACGACGCCGGCCGGGGACCCGTCGAGCGGGTCAACGTGGAACGCGCCGTCTGCCGCAGCGCCGTGCGGGTGGTGGCGACGTCGGGCGACGAACTGCCCGCGTTGCTGCGCCTGGGGGTCGAGCGGTCCAAGGTCTCGGTCGTCCCCTACGGCGTGGACCGCCGCCGCTTCGCGCCGGAAGGGCCGAGTGCGCTGCGCGGGTCGACGCACCGGATCGTCACCGCCGCGCCGGACGGGCTGCCGCACGAGCTCGTCACTGCTCTGCGCGCGCTGCCGGAGGCCGAACTGCTGGTGCTGGACGGCACGCCCGCGGTGGACGACCTCGCCGAGGAGCTGGGCGTGGCAGACCGCGTGGTGCGCCTGGCCGCCGCCGACGACGACCTGCCGGCGTTGTTCCGCTCGGCCGACATCGTCGTGTGCGGGCCGTGGTGCGAGCGACCGTCGGTGCTGGCGATGCAGGCGATGGCCTGCGGGGTCGCCGTGGTCTCCACCATGACCACCGAGGGCATGGCCGACGTGGTCGTGAACCACGTCACCGGCATGATCCCCAGCCAGCGCGGGACCGGCGGGCTGAGCCGCCTGCTGAACGGGCTGCTGGTCGACACCGCCCGCCGCGAGGCCTACGCCATCGCCGGGACGGACCGGGTGTCGGCCCGGTACGGCATCGAGCGGGTGGCGGGCGGCATCGCCGAGGTGTACGCCTCGGCCGTCCACTGCGGGCTCGACCGGGCGGGCTCCTGA